The Streptomyces sp. NBC_01268 genome window below encodes:
- a CDS encoding tyrosine-protein phosphatase encodes MSLSRRALLSTAGATAILAATAPPVLARPRVRTANAIRQVPLQGAVNVRDLGGYLTYDGARVRHGLVYRGDHLGKLTAADLTVLGGLGLARVIDFRIPLEVQSDGTDRLPAGPVLVSRPVTDNGLYGQLLAAIGSRDPVRQEQMLGGGRAAAFMTEVYRTFVTSPANREGFGTTLRELAAPGAGPHLYHCTSGKDRTGWTSWLLLTLLGVPERTATEDYLASNTFRAANDARVREGLRQAGLMQNPDLIIPLQEVSRPYLDAALAELRTAYGSVYHYLTDGLGLDLPVLAALRRRLVD; translated from the coding sequence ATGTCCCTCTCCAGACGCGCACTGCTGAGCACCGCCGGCGCCACCGCCATCCTGGCGGCCACCGCCCCGCCCGTCCTGGCCAGGCCACGGGTCCGCACCGCGAACGCCATCCGGCAGGTCCCCCTCCAGGGCGCGGTCAACGTCCGCGACCTGGGCGGATACCTCACCTACGACGGGGCCCGGGTCCGGCACGGCCTGGTCTACCGGGGCGACCACCTCGGCAAACTGACCGCCGCCGACCTGACCGTGCTGGGCGGCCTCGGCCTCGCCCGGGTGATCGACTTCCGGATCCCCCTCGAAGTCCAGTCCGACGGCACGGACCGCCTCCCGGCCGGCCCCGTTCTCGTCTCCCGCCCCGTCACCGACAACGGCCTGTACGGGCAGCTGCTCGCCGCGATCGGCTCGCGCGACCCGGTCCGGCAGGAGCAGATGCTGGGCGGCGGCCGGGCGGCGGCCTTCATGACCGAGGTGTACCGCACCTTCGTCACCAGCCCCGCCAACCGCGAAGGCTTCGGCACGACCCTGCGCGAACTGGCCGCCCCGGGCGCGGGCCCCCACCTCTACCACTGCACCTCGGGCAAGGACCGCACGGGCTGGACCAGCTGGCTGCTCCTCACCCTCCTCGGCGTACCGGAGCGGACGGCCACCGAGGACTACCTGGCCTCCAACACCTTCCGCGCCGCCAACGACGCCCGCGTCCGCGAGGGTCTCCGCCAGGCCGGCCTGATGCAGAACCCGGACCTGATCATCCCCCTCCAGGAAGTCAGCCGCCCCTACCTGGACGCCGCCCTCGCCGAACTCCGCACCGCCTACGGCAGCGTCTACCACTACCTGACGGACGGCCTGGGCCTGGACCTGCCGGTCCTGGCGGCACTGCGGCGGCGGTTGGTGGACTGA
- a CDS encoding DUF4145 domain-containing protein, with product MTVNEGEPIRLYRKALRYAEADPEVFLSTARRAAESILLDIAIQQAVGSKPTLESLLTTLTAKGLVPQKVVLAVRTIQNYGNYGSHAQDAADEEISTEDVQPCLNALTQLAVWYGRTTASFAEDEAQHELSAIKHRSGTTRLADSTLIVVKAVLLGCGFDELLGRRRHRVVHVQMPWSDRLVTDVAGGLLDLAVYNEQRLLRMRETDPEVASQVVPVGQVGYSMGGRNFYLLAARDGRWGDTSGEEFLRDPAGATIAVPKHSDMFDNILRAFSTDEAGLAEKGVRILDVPHHLGLELFHLNGDVLAVGGQNLRMHALEDDAYFELLNSDMLPAEAQAQLRSAAANVLLANRTWLEELKVPPEQLHQESMRSFHDLSSEEARFEELVRDLVTHASFPLQNTGESRERLVRHVLFESYRLGRP from the coding sequence GTGACGGTGAACGAGGGGGAGCCGATCCGGTTGTACCGGAAGGCTTTGCGCTACGCGGAGGCGGACCCGGAGGTCTTCCTCAGCACGGCACGGAGGGCGGCGGAGTCGATCCTGTTGGATATCGCCATACAGCAAGCGGTCGGCTCGAAGCCGACGCTGGAGTCCTTGTTGACGACCCTCACGGCGAAGGGCCTGGTCCCGCAGAAGGTCGTGCTCGCCGTGCGGACCATCCAGAACTACGGCAACTACGGCAGTCACGCGCAGGACGCCGCCGATGAGGAGATCTCCACCGAGGACGTGCAGCCGTGCCTCAACGCCCTGACGCAGCTGGCGGTCTGGTACGGCAGGACCACCGCGTCGTTCGCGGAGGACGAGGCCCAGCACGAGCTGTCCGCGATCAAGCACCGTTCGGGGACGACCCGTCTCGCCGACTCGACGCTGATCGTCGTGAAGGCGGTGCTGCTGGGCTGCGGGTTCGACGAACTCCTCGGACGTCGCCGTCATCGCGTGGTGCATGTGCAGATGCCGTGGTCGGACAGACTGGTGACCGACGTCGCCGGGGGCCTGCTGGACCTCGCCGTCTACAACGAGCAGCGGTTGCTGCGCATGAGGGAGACGGACCCGGAGGTCGCCTCCCAGGTCGTCCCCGTCGGCCAGGTCGGCTACTCGATGGGCGGCCGCAACTTCTACCTCCTCGCCGCCCGGGACGGGCGCTGGGGAGACACCTCGGGCGAGGAGTTCCTGCGGGACCCCGCAGGGGCGACGATCGCCGTGCCCAAGCACAGCGACATGTTCGACAACATCCTGCGGGCGTTCTCGACGGACGAGGCGGGACTGGCGGAGAAAGGGGTGCGCATCCTCGACGTGCCGCACCACCTGGGCCTGGAACTGTTCCACCTCAACGGGGACGTCCTGGCGGTCGGCGGTCAGAACCTGCGGATGCACGCCCTGGAGGACGACGCGTACTTCGAGCTGCTGAACTCCGACATGCTGCCCGCGGAAGCCCAGGCCCAGCTGCGGTCCGCGGCCGCGAACGTCCTGCTGGCCAACCGCACCTGGCTGGAGGAGCTGAAGGTGCCGCCGGAGCAGTTGCACCAGGAGTCCATGCGTTCCTTCCACGATCTGAGTTCGGAGGAGGCGCGGTTCGAGGAACTGGTGCGCGACCTGGTCACGCACGCCTCGTTCCCGCTGCAGAACACCGGTGAGAGCAGGGAGCGGCTGGTG